The Pochonia chlamydosporia 170 chromosome Unknown PCv3seq00008, whole genome shotgun sequence sequence gctggatggtCTCGAAGGGCATTGAAAATGCCGTCTATCTTCGCTCCCGGGACGCCAAATACATGAGTGACGCCTGCCTTGGCTAGAGCTTGCACGATGAGATTCGCGATTGGGAGATTTCCCGTCATGGTGTTGCGTGATGGAGACTCGGTGATGTCTTACATCCAAGCAGTTGAGTGCGGTATGAGATGTGGGAACTCCGATTGATGTGGTTATATATGTGAACGTCTATTGATCGGTCACGCCACTTTTGCAGTCCCTTGGCTAGTATTCACTTCCACATAAACTGCCGCAGGCGGCGAATCTCTAAACTTTGATGGGTGTGCCTTCGGGACTCGCGGATGCGGCTTGGTGGACACTAATTGTCCCCATCTGAGACTAGATAAGCGATCGAGAGGAGGGCTGAATTAAGCCCAAACCTTTGAAAGGGTTGCAGGGCGTCGGCTTGGCGCAAATCATCTTCAGCGGGCTTCTCATCATACTGTCTCTCTGGTTAGTTGGTTCACGTCCGCTGTGAGTTGCCTCTGATTGTACTGTGACTGCTCACTGGAATTCAGTTACATCAGGATAAGTGGCTCAAAACTGGAGCCAAGCTGAAGCCGTGCTGGAGTGTTGGAGAATTCACTTTGTTTCCATTCATTGTTGTACAGTTGTGCATTGGGTAAGATTATTTGTGTTAATTGAAGATGAATTATCGTTTAAATTTGTTGATGAAACTGGCGCAAGACTGTCGTCTCACCAGAGTCATGTAATCTATCTATCCTTCTACCTTTTTCAGCGCATCGCCACCCGGCTCAAGTTTCGCCTTATCAAAATCATTCGACTCCGGAAGCTCCAAATGAAACGAATTGAGAACATCAGCCGTCAACTGAAGTGAACCGCTCGCTTCCAGCGCCAGAACATGACCTCCAAAAGTATTATCAGATGATAAAAAGTGCGCATGTAAACCGCCAACTGATATTCCGTCCATAAAAGAAGGACTCCAGAAACCCACGATTGTCCCCCGCACATGTTCGTACTTGTTGACTTTCTGATGCTCTCCAAGCTCTGAGAGCGACTGTCCCGGATATTCCTGCCCACGCACGACTCTTGCAGTCATGGTATCAAATTGGCCCTCTAGCTTGAAGATTATGAAACGATTCGTCGCGCCCGGGTAGATTCTGAGTAAATTGTCTCGGATTGCGTCCTTGTGAGGTAGGCCATCTATTGACAGCGATCGGTCTTTTGAAAAGTGTGCGACCATGGCAAAAGgaagttgttgttgatcGTCCAAAACCTTGACATCACCAGAAGATTGCAAATGGTATGGAACACCGTTCACTACGACGACTTCCCCGTCCACATTGGCCACCGTGCCGAGTCCGTAGTTCCCATGCGAGAGGAGATTGGACACCCGGATACCGGTAGAGGCTATGCCGGCCATCAGCGCAGACGCTGTGGAATACTGAAAGAGCTGGGATGCGGGTGCCATGACTGAGATGGAGGCCAGGAGGATGAGAGTAATAGGGTAAAGATGATTGGAAAACGCTGCTGTAATTCACTTCTGGAGTGGCTAGTGCACAGCATCACAGGACCCTTGAGATTGTCGTGGAAGTACTAGAGAAGATAAGTGAACTGAGAAAGAGTCGAATGATGTCCGCTGTTTCTTTTACGTCTTGGCCGATGATTCCGCCACAAAATCCGACGTTTGCGACTAGTGCGGCTTTGCCTTTTGTTTACGTCCATACAGGTATTTTATAGGCAAACCCAACACGTGGCGCTGTGCAAAGTTAATAAATCACCATAGAGGACCCATGGAGAGCCACCGCCCTGGAGGTGGTTGTGGCCTGGGAGTTTTGtttgttggcgttgacggTTGTTGCAGAAACTCCAGGGTTCTTGATCAATGTACCCTTCATTGCTGACTGCCTCATCACTTATTGTCATTACTTGCACCTAACTAGGTGGTTTGCTTTGTGCCGTGTGGTGGCACAGTGGTAGCAAACTAGTTTGCTGCAGCAGGATCCAGTGGCTCAAGACACTGCTCTCTATTAGATCAAAGGTGGCATGGCTCTTTGGAAGAAGCCTCATTCTGGGTCAAAGGGAAACAATACAAAAAGGCGATCCTGCTACTACGCAAAGTAAATCGACTAACTCCCTACGATGCTTCAACCCACTGTACCACACAGGGCAACAAGATACTGAAACGAGTCAAGATGCCGAACGGCAATGCTGTCAATCCAAGTGCCACCGAAGATACAAGGTTGTCCCAGGCACTCGTGGGATGTTCCCTAGTTTGGCGCTTCATTCGACACTAAAGAAGTTCATAGTCAGCGACTCTCAGCGGACACGCAATGGGTCTCGTAGCCCCTACGATAAGTGGCGTCAAGGATAGTTGGTATATCTGGTTCTACGTATCATGACTGCGTGTAGTACTTGAATGAAACTACCCAAAGAAGAATCCGATTCGATCACACGTCACACGTTGGCTTTTATGTTCACGGAGGCCTCTATCAACACCAATTACAACCAATCTCAATCTTTCACTCTGTATTCCGTACGCATCAGCATATCCTTCAGCCCTGTGCTTAGTATGCGGGGAATACGACGGAACTAGTGAGACATGGCGGCATTTTTGGGGCTCAGCTCGATCAAAACGTCATCTTACTGCCGTCCAACATCTGTTGCGAACCAGTTAACTGGTTGATAAGAACCAGCGTTTTCCACCACTTTCATCTTCAGTAAAATCATCAATCAAGAAGTCGCCCAAACTGCAAAGAGTCAAAATGGCTCCcggcaaagaagatgccTCTATTCTGGACCAGAAACGCCAAGACGGCAGCTACCCCAATGCtcaaccatcatcaacagctCCCTTAGTCTCAGAATCTGCAACCGAGCCAGCTCCCATCGCCGGTCCAAGCACGCAACTAGATCCATTAGAGAAGGCACCTACATACGAAGAAGCAACAAGCGCAACCGGCCATGTTCCGACCGTCGACTCGCCATTTGACTTTCCTACAGACGCAGAACTTCCGCCCTCCTACGACGCTCACagtgaagcagaagctgggCCAAGCTCAAGCGCCTCCACGGCAAAACCCATCGCGATCCCTCAAATCGCACCTGATCCTGCCGCTCCATTCCTCCCTTCTTACCCGCCATCACTTCTAGCCTCTGGCATCACTGAGCAAACATGGCGCTCATTCCTGAATACCGTGTCTGCCTTCCTAACCGCCAAAGTATCCGATAGAGCCATCGCCCACGCTGGAGACATGGCAAAGAGCCTAGGCGAGCCGCCCAAAAACTACGGCAAGAGTCTTGTCACTCACACCAAATCAGTTGGAAAGCAAATCGCCAAAGACGCAAAGCGCTTCAACGTGTTCGGTGTGGCGTTTGGCGTCATTGGAGGCGCAATCTCCATCCCAATGCACGTTGCGTTTGGTGCGGTGCACACTATATTCGAGATTCCGGCTACTGCCATCTCTGCTGTGTCTAAATCGCCTAGGACGCCGGTACAAAGGGCAGCTACATACGCGGCTGTCGCCAATAAGGATTGGTTTAATGCCAGGGGCCTTCATGCGGTGTTGTTAGATACGAAAGAGTTGGCGGAGATGATTCATGTTCCCATGAAAAAGATTCTGGAGATGGCTGCGGATGGAGGGAAGAATGGAACAGCGGCAGCTACTATGGCTGCTTTGGAGCCACACATTGAGAAGTTGAAagttgtggatgatgaggttgtggtgttgaatgGCAAGTCATTGTGGTTGGTGCTTGTACCAGTTgtcaaggaagaagagccgAAGAAGTAGGTAATCATCGCTGGGCGGCTGATagaagattgaagaaagAAGTTTCGCTTGGAAGAGAGAATGGGCTCGGCGTAGAGTCGCATGACGAAATACGGCGGCTAAGTTCTCGCTAAGGGAATGATGGGGCTTGTTGCTCACTGGGATGGCCTAAGAATGCCGTTGTTTGTCGCTCCAACACATGTAAATATTCGCTTTAACACGATTTCATGTTGATAAGTTCTATGATACTAAGATACTGAAACCAGCGACGACTTTGTGACTTTCGTGAGGGTTATTCCCAGGAACTTGGCGTGGAGCTTTTATAAGTTGTGGTTCAATACTTTTGGTATGGCAAAAGAGCGACCGACATAGTCAAGGATATAACACAAGACGAACCCTTTTAATCACTTCTGCTGTTCGGCTTATCCGATGAGGTCGCCAAAGATACAATCTGATGATTCGACGTAAAGCCTCATTGACGGAACAGCATCCCAATAGACTCACACAGTGCACAACATACAAGGGGTTCGGTGTCAAAGAATTTATGATGCCTAAGTCATCCCCGTGAAGCTATGTAGTCAACCAAGGCCAGAAGTTTCGCGCTTTTGTATTGGGTAAGTAATAAGTTAAAAGCAGGCAGCCAACACACGTTCCTTTCTCTGAACGTTACGAACAGAACCAAACTTGGACCAACGCATCGGGTGGCATCGCTCGATTCATCTACATCATGGTCCAGCTGTCGGGGCAGTCTAGAACTAAACCTACTTTCCTTCAGCCTCGTCACAAATCCGCAGGTAAGCAGCCAACTCTTCCCTTCTCAAGGCTTGGGGAACAGTTGGTAACGTCTCGTTGGTCCCGCCCCAAACCAACACGTGGACTGCTTCGGCAAAGGACCAACCAAATAAGGTTAAGAACAACGTTGCAGGAACAAAGGATTCTGAGTGCATCCGGGGTCAGATTTCGGTCAGGAACCGCAAGGTTAATGTGATTGCTCATCTGTAATAACAACTGCTACGCGTGAAAGACCAGTCTCACACCTGACATTGTCGTTGTCGGCCAATCGTACACATTGACCCGGGACAATGGGTTCTGCACGGCCCCTTAGATACATACTGCTGAATGCAAAGATCTAACAGTATACAAGTCTCTCATTCCGGATGTGGTGATTCACAGTTCGGTTACTGACCTATTGATGTCAAAAACGGTGAGAAAAATCTCCCGCTTGCATTATAAGAAGTCTTGCTCTCCCGTCAAAAGTAACAGCATGTCTTCATTCACTCACACTTCGCACAAAATACCCTCCTACCTAAAAAAACACATCCAAAATGCTCACCATCGCCAAAGCCCTCGCGGCCGTCATGGCACTCACTCTTACTGCCAATGCTGCGCCAACCCCTGAGACAGAGAACATGAACGAGCTTGATGCTCGTGACAATGGTGACTTCACCTGGTATCACACCGGTCTCGGTGCCTGCGGGTGGACAAACCATAACGGCGAGTTGGTTGCCGCTGTCGGTCATGCTCTATATGATCGTACTCGCCCGTGTGGTCGCAGGATCCGCGCCCACCACAGAGGCAAGTCTATTGTTGTCACGGTTGTCGACCGTTGTGAAGGCTGCAAAGACAACGATGTGGACTTTACGCCTGAGGGTTTCAAGAGGCTTGTTGGTAGCCTTGGACCTGGTCGTGTCCGAGGCACTTGGGAATTTATCTGAATGTAATGTTATGGACTGTTTCTCGACTTGGATGTCTCCTCATTTGGAGACTCTACAGGAACTGGGATTGGGAGAAAACTGATGAGCTCAAAAAGTGGGTGGTGTTAAAAGCGTTGATTgaacaaagtcaaagttTCGTGTATATTGAATGCAATTAGCTTTCTAATTGGTTGTTTCACTTGGTGACGCTGTAAATGTACTTGATCGTTTCCGTAAGTGATGGAGAAATGAAAGTTAGTTGGGTGAGGCAGTTCTATGAACAATGGTACTCATCTCGACGGGAATTGGTTCCGACACAACGTTTACAATGTCCCCCACAATGTTTTATCTATCAGCTTAGTAATGAGTGCATCATTTGAAGATTCACTCGTCACAAAAAGTGACAACCAAGCACTCCACTAGTGCCACCACAGAGGGATGCTGCAATCTGCGAAACAATTGACACCCACCCCCTGAAAAAGTCCTCTACCATATGAGCCAAGAATCATCTAGACATACTAGTTTGATGTAGTTCGAGTTATTCCCCTTGGCGCAGGGCACATGCCATTACCACCACTCGGAATATGACACAATGTATCAAGTACAAGAAAGAGCCCACGAGCGAATCAGCAACCTGGACAGTACTAAAATGAATTCATTGACCAATTCATAAATTCATGACGCTAAATCTTCTCGCTCATAATCGCGTGTCCTCCATATCCCATAAACTTGGCCTGAATCTGCATGCTATCCAAAACTCTCTGCTTCACACCCACATCCTCAATGTCCATGCGCAAAAACGCGCCATGCGTAGACTTGAACTCATAATGCTTCAGAATGTCCCACATCCGAGCCAGTTCCTCCACGCTCAGCGGAATATAGTTGGGTATGCTCCAGAGGAACGAAAACGAATTGAGACCAGGCGGCTTGGCTCGCGTAGCACCCGTTCCATCAACCTCCCACTTGCCAATGCCGGCAGGCGTCGTCATCAGCGTATCGGCAATGAACAGACGGCCGTCGAACAAGAGAACCAATGAGCCCGGGAAGTGACCACCAAGCTTGATAATCTTGGCATCAGTGCCTTCCACCGTGGTGTCGATCTCCTTGACCAGCACCTGGTGGCCGGAATCCATGGTCGTCCAGACTTTGTCCTCAGCGGCAATGTATACGGGGCAATTGAACGCCTGGCCCCATTGTACGTGGGTGCTGTAGTAATGCGGGTGACTGATGACAACGGCTTTCAGCCCGCCAAGCTCGTTGATCCTGTTGATGGTGTCTTGGTCGAGGAGCGTCAGGCAGTCCCACAGGATGTTGCCGCCAGGAGTGCGAATGAGAATGGCCCTCTGTCCAATGGCGAATTTCGGTGTTGTCGTGAGCGAAATCAAGCGatcatcttcagcgtagGTAGTAAATTCATTTCGGTGCTTCTTGACCAATTCGTCATGAGTTGTGAACGACTGTCCTGACGGCGGAACATATTGTCGCGGGTCATCGCAAATAAGACATGTCTTGACGACGGAGCGATCAGAGCTTGGGAACTGAGTGCCGCAGGCATTACAGATGAGCCATGAGCCCGTAGCTGCGGGATCGTATTTCTCGGTTGTAAACGTCATGGTGATGGGAATACGTAGGCTGTGGAGATGCTTGAGAgagcaggacaagaagatcaagatgCGGTGTTGCAGATTAAAGATCTACAATGTGGCACTTACGGGGCATTTATAAAGAAAGACATCGGCAGCCAGTTCCGAACGAATAGCCTATCTTGAGACAGCTTCCATAAGCGATGAAGCTTTTCGGGCGAATCTTCACGATACCCCAGGTTCTTTTGCTGACGCCACCGTTATGATGGTGGGACCAATTGACGTCGCGCCCACTCTATTAAGTGCGGCTGACAaacttgatggtggtgttgatggaagtTGGGGGAATTGGCTGTAAGACATGCATTGTGGcagatggatgttgatccAGATTTCGACAAGACTCCGAGATCTGTGTATTTCTGGATCACATCAGCCCGCAACGTCATAGTGTTAGTCACTTCGGACCACAGTACTCCGTCAAGTATCACACAGCCATAGTAAACTTCATTTCTCATTTTCCGTATCGTCAATCGGCTCTACCAAACGCTCAAAGCAAATCCATCAACTTATCAGTAACCTGCCCAAGATTGACACCAAAGTTCTTAGGCGCGGTCTGCAAATACAAAGCATCCCCCTCAACAACCACCTCATTATACCCGCTCTTAATAACGCCCTCGTCCACAACCCTGAAAAACACATTTCCACTGGCGACAGCCTCGTTGACACCCTCCCTGATCATCTCatcctccttggccttgttaTACTCCAACCAGCTGGCGAGCGCCTCAAAGTATCCCTTGATGTACATGCCCAGGTTGACTTCCCAGCTCTCGTCCGCATCCTTCgcagccttgagcttctcataGGCGGCTTCGAATTCGGGCTTCAGGGTGATTTCCTTGCCGAGCTGCTCGTTGATCTTGGCCTGGATAGGGTCAATCTGCTTGGTGTACTCCTCGCGGATAGACTTGCGGGCGACGTAGCTCATGGAGAGTGAGGGAGCGGATGCCGCGTTGAGGGCCTTGGTGAGGTGTTCCTCTGACGTGGCGTAGTCGATGTTACTGCCCAGAGCGTCTTCGTTAAAGAGAATGACAAGGGCGCCTGACTCAGAGACTTCGCAGCCGCAGTAGCTGAATTTCTTGTTTACGTCGAGGTCCATGGTGAGGACGTGGGCGTGGGCGAGGGTGTTGAGTTCATTCttgccgtcgtcgccgtACTTGGAGACAAAGCTCTTGAGTTGCCACTCTACACCTTCAACGTAGCTGCTCCTTGTTAGCAATTTGGAGTAGAATCGGTGGGAAAGCAGGGTAAGCATACGCGTTGATCATGGCGCCGGGGGACTCCTTGGCATAGCCGTCCTTTGCGTAGGCGTAGATTTGGTTGGGGTTAATGTCGATGGTCCATTCTGCGCCAAGAAGCTCAGAGATCTTCTTTGCTAGTCCATCCTTATTGGCTTCCCAGCTGTCGCGGACTGGAAAAGTCAGTTGAATTCACCAAAGCGAACTATATATGTGATTGTAACAGGAGGCGAACTTACCATCCTTTCGGATCGCAAGAGGGAGCTTATCAACAGGAGGAAGACGGCTCATTTTGACGACTTGAAGACAAACTAAAAACTTTTGAAACTAAAAATGCTGGAATATTGTGTAATGATGCTGACTCTGCCAAGCTTCCATCTCGAAAGAGCAGCAACCCCTCTCTTATACAATTTCATCCAGAcccctcaacatcaacgtgGGCTCCTCccaaaagccaccaagcTCCTATTGCATCAGCTCAACTCAACTATCAGTCTATCAGCCTCATAAGGCTACCAGGGAAACTACCGTGCCGTCTCAACATACCTTCAAATTTCCCCGTTGCCAAGAAACTCCGTTCCCATCTCCCAATTCCGCGTTTCGCCTCGTGCCACGTCCCCTCAGCCACGCAAGAGCCGAACTATCCGTTCCAGTGAAACAATCCCAGTCCCCTCAATCTGCCTACCTACATGGTAGGTATCAGCGCATAGTTTAGTTTCTCAGCCTCTGGTTCTCCCCATGCAGCGGAGCCTCAGTCCCTTGAGACTATTGCCCAGCCTTGACCCCATTTGGCGGAACCATCTTCAGCTACCGCGCTCACAATTACAGGGGTAGCAACAAGCACACGAAAAACCATATTTGGTTTCCGTGGGGCCGCTCAGGCACAATGGAGATGTGCTTGATGTCACCGGGGTTCAAGAATCAGCTCTTTCCCGGCTGAGTGGTCGAACTTGTGGCCAAACGGGTGCGGTGCGTGGTCCGGGCAAAGTAGAAAAATAGCCACAAAACGCCAAGACCGAGCCGAGACTCGTGAGGCTGAGATGATGGCATAGAGTTGTCAGGGGCATCAGGAAGAGGCTTTGATATTTGGGCTTGGCGAATTGGGAACTGTTTGGCGAGATGAGATGCGTGATTGCGTAAGTGGTAATGAGGGAGGTGGAGGGTTTGAGtcgtggatgaggaggaggggcGAAGCTGCGCTGATGAAGCTGTCACGATTCATTTTCACGACATAAAGGTTATATCCTGAGCTTTCTGGAAGAAATAGTAGCTCATAAACGAATCAATATTTCACTCCATCTTTACTCACCGCTATTGCACCACCTATCAAACAACCACTATTCATTTCACACCACATAGCAAAGCCCACCATGTCATTGTAAGCTtaacacaaacacaaacaaaaacaccatcaaacaGCCCAGCTAACATCACAAACAGACCTCTCAAAGTCCGCCTCTCCATCCGCCAAACCTGGGACCCCTCAGACTCCCCCTCCCAAAAAGCCCTCAAAAAACTCCAGGAAACCCTCGGCCGCCCCATCACCTGCGAGCCCGACTGGGCAGTCCTCCACGCCTCCCTCTCAAAATCCTACACCAGCGACGCAGCGCAACTCGTCGCAGACACAGCCGCCTACATCCAATCCTGGGCCCGCGCCGCCCAAGATGTCTTCGATGACCCTGACGCCGGTGAAGCCCTCGCCAACAAGATGCTCGAGGCCATGGACGAAAGCGGGGTCAACAGTCTCCAGCTCTCCGTTGAGATGGCCTCGTCAAACTCCCCTCAGACAAAGTGGGATACAGATCGTGCGAGATTCGTATTGCTCCTCCCCAAGGGTGAGCCACCGCATAATTTGGCAGCCGCTGTGCCTAGTTTTCGCTCCCAAATCATGAGTGCGTTTGATGAGGCCAAGACGGAGGTTGATGCGGCGGATCGGGATGAATGGGCAGATGTCTCGGTTCCCGTTGCTGCTCCGACGACGGCGGCGACGACTGCTGCTGCTACAAGAACTGTGCCTGTGAgagaggaggttgagccATCGTATTTACCTGATGTGAATACCTTGCCTAGACCAGATGAGCTGCTTTTAAAGCCACCATATCATCTGCACATTACACAGGGCTCGGCTATCACGATCGAGTGCAGTCACAGCCCATCCCTGAGCTTCTTGGAAGCCTATTTCAAAAAGTGGTGTCGAACAAATAACCATCGTACTGACAGGGTAAGCACATTTCATTCTTCTCTATTTTCATTAAACACAAGAAGATACGCGGCAGCTTCATTACGGAGATGCTAACAGCACGGATTAATTAGCCCCCCATGGTTCATGTCTCTCTCAGCCAGAGTCCCTTTGGTCTTGGCCCTCTCCACGACACACTGACCCTGGAGATTCCCCGAGATCACTACAGTGGCTTGCCCCCTCAGCTCTCGATGCCAATTGTATTGCACTTGGTCGAGAGTGTGTTGGGATACAGGCTGGTATTCTCCAACGCATCCAGCTGGCAGTATCGCAGAGACACCCCATTAAAGAAGATGTAATAAGAACAAGCCGTTTCGTTTCGTAGTTTATTAGCAGTCTTCAATATCGGCACTCGTCCTCATAGCCACGATATATCCTTAAAGTCACGATACCATGCAAACCAAATTAAATCAGCAAGTACACAGTTTCCATGGGAACCATCTGGAGGTTGCCCGCATGCATTTCGCTCATCCTAGACTGCTCTATATCGTGCCATTATACTCGGGTATCAATAAACGTTTCACCGTAAGCCATGACTGCTTCGTCATACTACTTCCAAACGCCTTTTTGCTGCTAAGCTTTAGTTCATGCAGTGTTCTAAGCCGCCTCGACCTGTTTTCCTAGCAGGGCATTTGCGGCAGGGTTTGGGTCAACATTCTCCTTCCCAATATCTTCATCTTGACGTTGGGCCGTTTCTGTTTCCGATTCTTGAACAGCCTCACCAGTAGGAGACTCAATTTCCGCCTCGCCATCCTTCTCCATCATAGCCGCCAATCGAGCTGCccttccctccttcttcctcggcacAGGTGCTAGTCAATTGTCAGTATAATTGCCGTGTCTCCGAATGAAGCAACAGTAAAACTTACCACGCCCATTTTCTTGCACGTAGAACCGTCTCAAAAGTCCTACAGCTTCATCACGTCCCCATCCACCTTCAATCTCATATCCTTCTTCCACATTCCCACCATCGCCTCCACCAGGCGGGTAGGATGTGCCTAGTGTGCCACTGCCATCTGGGAGCTGGGATGGTCGCGGAGTGGGATGTGCGCTCGGTGTTTGCCCATCCTCCCTGACAGGCAAAGAATTGGCGTGAATGCTGAACACACCCCCAGTACCACCAAATTTGTCATTGACGGCACCAAAATACACTTTTTTGATGCCTAGTTGTCTCAGGAGAGATGCACACATCACACAGGGCTCCACTGTGACATAGAGAATGCATTCTCGAATAATTTCGCGGTTGACCTTGTCATGGGGATAAAGTTTCTGGCCATAAGGATATAAATGACCcttcttgccatcttcattgcCTTCGTCGGGTGACTTTGATTCAATCGAGGTTGCATCGGAGGCATCGTCAGGTGTTTTGAAGGCTGGTCTCGGGAGATCTTTCGGTCTCAGAGATGTTTTACGGGGACCATTCTTCGGGGGATATGATAAGAGAGCCGAGATGGCCATAAATTCTGCGTGTCTGGTACCATTGCGCGTAACGTTCGTTGCGTTCATTCCTTTGGCGATAATGGTGCCGTTGTGAACAAGCACACAACCCACTGGGGTTTCATTCGTACGAAGCGCAAGTCGAGCCTGCAAGAGTTAGCAATTTTGCAATTGAGTTGGTTAACCGCCAGCTAGTGGCCTCCATAATCGTACCATGTCGAGTGCCTCCTCGATGAATCGTAAATGATGAGCCCGTTCAGCCAAAACAGCGGGGTCCTCAATGATGATTTCGACGTCACTGGGGCTTTCATTTTGGGAATTAATGTCCAAATTCTTTAACGGAAGCACCAAATCGCCACCATCGCTTCCTTGTGGTCGGTggttctccttgtcctcttGGGACAACTGCTGATCGGCCACAGCC is a genomic window containing:
- a CDS encoding alpha-acetolactate decarboxylase precursor (similar to Talaromyces marneffei ATCC 18224 XP_002147038.1), encoding MAPASQLFQYSTASALMAGIASTGIRVSNLLSHGNYGLGTVANVDGEVVVVNGVPYHLQSSGDVKVLDDQQQLPFAMVAHFSKDRSLSIDGLPHKDAIRDNLLRIYPGATNRFIIFKLEGQFDTMTARVVRGQEYPGQSLSELGEHQKVNKYEHVRGTIVGFWSPSFMDGISVGGLHAHFLSSDNTFGGHVLALEASGSLQLTADVLNSFHLELPESNDFDKAKLEPGGDALKKVEG
- a CDS encoding subunit of the RNA polymerase II mediator complex (similar to Beauveria bassiana ARSEF 2860 XP_008598824.1), with amino-acid sequence MAPGKEDASILDQKRQDGSYPNAQPSSTAPLVSESATEPAPIAGPSTQLDPLEKAPTYEEATSATGHVPTVDSPFDFPTDAELPPSYDAHSEAEAGPSSSASTAKPIAIPQIAPDPAAPFLPSYPPSLLASGITEQTWRSFLNTVSAFLTAKVSDRAIAHAGDMAKSLGEPPKNYGKSLVTHTKSVGKQIAKDAKRFNVFGVAFGVIGGAISIPMHVAFGAVHTIFEIPATAISAVSKSPRTPVQRAATYAAVANKDWFNARGLHAVLLDTKELAEMIHVPMKKILEMAADGGKNGTAAATMAALEPHIEKLKVVDDEVVVLNGKSLWLVLVPVVKEEEPKK
- a CDS encoding expansin module family protein (similar to Metarhizium robertsii ARSEF 23 XP_007824925.1); this encodes MLTIAKALAAVMALTLTANAAPTPETENMNELDARDNGDFTWYHTGLGACGWTNHNGELVAAVGHALYDRTRPCGRRIRAHHRGKSIVVTVVDRCEGCKDNDVDFTPEGFKRLVGSLGPGRVRGTWEFI
- a CDS encoding metallo-beta-lactamase family protein (similar to Metarhizium acridum CQMa 102 XP_007812211.1), giving the protein MTFTTEKYDPAATGSWLICNACGTQFPSSDRSVVKTCLICDDPRQYVPPSGQSFTTHDELVKKHRNEFTTYAEDDRLISLTTTPKFAIGQRAILIRTPGGNILWDCLTLLDQDTINRINELGGLKAVVISHPHYYSTHVQWGQAFNCPVYIAAEDKVWTTMDSGHQVLVKEIDTTVEGTDAKIIKLGGHFPGSLVLLFDGRLFIADTLMTTPAGIGKWEVDGTGATRAKPPGLNSFSFLWSIPNYIPLSVEELARMWDILKHYEFKSTHGAFLRMDIEDVGVKQRVLDSMQIQAKFMGYGGHAIMSEKI
- a CDS encoding CMP/dCMP deaminase, zinc-binding protein (similar to Metarhizium acridum CQMa 102 XP_007812208.1), translated to MPLLQSLGLAPAKHAIRKLFRRPPADNVENGDNRPPSQFSSAAAGSENSAHDSSPPQNLLTKPDEKASKHLKHRKPSETSISPNDISDKMAVADQQLSQEDKENHRPQGSDGGDLVLPLKNLDINSQNESPSDVEIIIEDPAVLAERAHHLRFIEEALDMARLALRTNETPVGCVLVHNGTIIAKGMNATNVTRNGTRHAEFMAISALLSYPPKNGPRKTSLRPKDLPRPAFKTPDDASDATSIESKSPDEGNEDGKKGHLYPYGQKLYPHDKVNREIIRECILYVTVEPCVMCASLLRQLGIKKVYFGAVNDKFGGTGGVFSIHANSLPVREDGQTPSAHPTPRPSQLPDGSGTLGTSYPPGGGDGGNVEEGYEIEGGWGRDEAVGLLRRFYVQENGRAPVPRKKEGRAARLAAMMEKDGEAEIESPTGEAVQESETETAQRQDEDIGKENVDPNPAANALLGKQVEAA